The following nucleotide sequence is from Methanocalculus natronophilus.
CTACCTGTCGTACCAGTTGCTATTAAAGTGTGTTTTTTCAATAAATCAACATTTTCTTCACAGAAATCAATCATATCTTGTTTCTTCTTGTCATGAGCAATAAGTGCTATATTCATAGTCTTCACCTCACAATCATTATACTAAGAAAGTCACTAATTTCATAGGGATTATGCTATAATAACCATCGAGGTGAGACGATGTTTTATAAAACTTACACAGTAGAAAGATTCAATACGGATACAAAAGACGAATTAACGCCTTCGAGTTTATTTCATTTACTTAACGACATAATGGAAAGAAATGCTGAATCTTATGGCATGGGCGCAGATTATCATAATCAAAGAGATTTAGCGTGGGTACTTATCGAATATCAAGTCAATATAACTAGAT
It contains:
- a CDS encoding acyl-ACP thioesterase domain-containing protein yields the protein MFYKTYTVERFNTDTKDELTPSSLFHLLNDIMERNAESYGMGADYHNQRDLAWVLIEYQVNITR